The following are encoded together in the Pirellulales bacterium genome:
- a CDS encoding sugar phosphate isomerase/epimerase family protein: MPAMQLGIALSSLGMPLKHALPLCAHWQLLFVELDLRRQFQPADFGPSAIRQFRKLLADYNVRVGQVSYPTRRGFGESADLEARCAGIRAAIKFAAALNCRQISTQIGPLPAEYTTGGGRLLVDVLTDLGRFADHLGVQICAQSVGQPVADWQQLLRNIPEGLLAIDFCPAQLLAEGIDPVEWLASVSTAIRLVRLQDATRGFGRGRGQLLPLGTGNVPWPELLGTLQEHNYRGGFMLDLSGSTDPEPALEQAVTYIRAL, translated from the coding sequence ATGCCCGCCATGCAACTGGGAATCGCCTTATCGTCTTTGGGAATGCCGCTGAAGCACGCGCTGCCACTGTGCGCGCATTGGCAACTTTTGTTCGTAGAACTCGACCTGCGCCGGCAGTTTCAACCCGCTGACTTTGGGCCGAGCGCGATTCGCCAATTTCGCAAGTTATTGGCCGATTACAACGTTCGTGTCGGCCAAGTAAGCTATCCCACCCGCCGAGGTTTTGGCGAATCGGCCGACCTAGAGGCCCGCTGCGCCGGTATACGCGCCGCGATCAAATTCGCCGCCGCCCTGAACTGTCGACAGATTAGCACCCAAATCGGTCCCCTCCCCGCGGAATACACCACTGGCGGCGGTCGCCTGTTGGTGGATGTCCTTACCGACCTGGGTCGCTTTGCCGATCACTTGGGCGTGCAAATTTGTGCCCAATCCGTGGGACAACCCGTGGCGGATTGGCAACAATTGCTGAGAAATATACCAGAAGGCTTGCTGGCGATCGATTTTTGTCCGGCGCAACTGCTGGCGGAAGGGATTGACCCCGTGGAGTGGCTGGCCTCCGTGTCCACGGCGATTCGGCTGGTGCGGTTGCAAGACGCCACACGAGGTTTTGGCCGGGGAAGGGGGCAACTGCTCCCCCTGGGGACAGGCAATGTTCCGTGGCCGGAGCTGTTGGGAACGTTGCAAGAGCACAATTATCGCGGTGGCTTTATGCTGGATCTGTCAGGCAGTACAGAC